One genomic window of Indioceanicola profundi includes the following:
- a CDS encoding response regulator transcription factor, with translation MSTTLKRILLVESDAALRGSLAEQLALMEQVETVEAATAEAALQAVEAGGFDAVLLEEGLPDMDGRDLCRTMRGQGLKCPVIMLTASAGDAEAILGQDCGASDYVAKPIRLSLLLTRLRAHLRQSASLDDDAIRIGPYRFQPASKLLLDEAGQRTIRLTEKEADILRFLHCAGARTVGRETLLGEVWGYNAAVTTHTLETHVYRLRRKIERDPAKAEILVTEPGGYRLAL, from the coding sequence ATGAGCACCACGCTCAAGAGGATTCTTCTGGTCGAAAGCGACGCGGCGCTCCGCGGTTCGTTGGCGGAGCAGCTCGCCCTGATGGAGCAGGTGGAGACCGTGGAGGCGGCCACGGCCGAGGCCGCGCTCCAGGCGGTGGAGGCGGGCGGGTTCGACGCCGTCCTGCTGGAGGAAGGGCTGCCCGACATGGATGGACGGGACCTGTGCCGGACCATGCGCGGGCAGGGGCTGAAATGCCCCGTGATCATGCTCACCGCATCCGCCGGCGACGCGGAGGCCATCCTTGGCCAGGACTGCGGAGCCAGCGACTACGTCGCCAAGCCCATCCGGCTGAGCCTGCTGCTGACCCGTCTGCGCGCCCATCTGCGCCAGTCCGCATCGCTGGACGACGATGCCATCCGGATCGGCCCCTACCGGTTCCAGCCGGCGTCCAAGCTGCTGCTGGACGAGGCCGGGCAGCGCACCATCCGGCTGACCGAGAAGGAGGCGGACATCCTGAGATTCCTTCACTGCGCCGGCGCCCGGACGGTGGGGCGGGAAACGCTGCTGGGCGAGGTCTGGGGCTACAACGCCGCGGTCACCACCCATACGCTGGAAACCCATGTTTACCGCCTGCGCCGCAAGATCGAGCGCGATCCGGCCAAGGCGGAAATCCTGGTCACCGAGCCGGGGGGCTACCGCCTAGCGCTGTAG
- a CDS encoding MDR/zinc-dependent alcohol dehydrogenase-like family protein, with product MEASWYGDRPVAAPLGAGFHPRRLRLISSQVGMVAPSMRPRWSHARRLDLALSLLEDGRLDALLDGDSAFEQMPGTMARLAEAGGLCHVVRYERP from the coding sequence GTGGAGGCGTCCTGGTATGGCGACCGGCCGGTCGCGGCCCCGCTCGGGGCGGGCTTCCATCCCAGGCGGCTGCGCCTGATCTCCAGCCAGGTCGGCATGGTGGCGCCATCCATGCGCCCCCGCTGGTCCCATGCCCGCCGCCTCGACCTCGCCCTCTCGCTGCTGGAGGACGGGCGGCTGGACGCCTTGCTCGACGGGGATAGCGCGTTCGAGCAGATGCCCGGCACCATGGCCCGGCTGGCGGAAGCGGGCGGGCTGTGCCATGTGGTCCGTTATGAGCGTCCGTAG
- a CDS encoding class I SAM-dependent methyltransferase, protein MSHATFDPGWLRLREPLDGAARAVELTWAFGRSLPRSPRLIDLGAGSGANLRHLAPRIGRAEQDWTLVENDPALLEAAPREIAAWAAGSGHAVAEEGGSLALRSADRSVRVRMRPCDLAGGLPALDFREADGITASALLDLASAAWVERFADALAEAGLPPVLLTLTVDGRVRFEEPDPDDGFVLGLVEDHMGRDKGFGPALGGAAPAAAIDALRRVGYQVDAARADWRIGPREKPVHLALLDGYEGAAVEQAPASSGRIREWAARRRAVAGDSGLLVGHTDILAVR, encoded by the coding sequence ATGAGCCACGCCACCTTCGATCCGGGCTGGCTGCGCCTGCGGGAGCCCTTGGACGGGGCCGCCCGCGCGGTGGAGCTGACTTGGGCCTTCGGCCGCAGCCTGCCGCGCAGCCCGCGGCTGATCGATCTCGGGGCCGGCAGCGGGGCCAACCTGCGCCATCTCGCCCCGCGCATCGGCCGGGCGGAGCAGGACTGGACCCTGGTGGAGAACGATCCAGCACTGCTGGAAGCGGCCCCGCGGGAGATCGCCGCCTGGGCCGCCGGCAGCGGCCATGCGGTGGCGGAGGAGGGGGGAAGCCTCGCCCTCCGCTCCGCCGACCGGAGCGTGCGGGTCCGGATGCGGCCCTGCGATCTGGCCGGCGGCCTGCCCGCCCTGGATTTCAGGGAGGCCGACGGGATCACCGCCAGCGCGCTGCTGGATCTGGCATCCGCCGCCTGGGTGGAGCGTTTCGCCGACGCGCTGGCGGAAGCCGGCCTTCCGCCGGTTCTGCTGACCCTGACCGTGGATGGACGGGTGCGGTTCGAGGAACCCGATCCGGATGACGGTTTCGTGCTGGGGCTGGTGGAGGATCACATGGGCCGGGACAAGGGGTTCGGGCCGGCGCTGGGCGGGGCAGCACCCGCTGCCGCTATCGACGCGTTGCGCCGCGTCGGCTATCAGGTGGATGCCGCCCGTGCCGACTGGCGCATCGGCCCGCGGGAAAAGCCCGTGCATCTGGCGTTGCTGGACGGATATGAAGGTGCCGCAGTCGAGCAGGCTCCGGCATCGTCCGGCCGTATCAGGGAATGGGCAGCGCGGCGGCGGGCCGTGGCCGGGGATTCCGGCCTGCTGGTAGGTCATACGGACATACTTGCCGTCCGCTGA
- the ribA gene encoding GTP cyclohydrolase II, protein MTAPIGSTNMALDILPADLNRPLDRAAQRAVDRALSELRRAETVVLGTADGCTLLVQAAESATAPGLSALQVLGGQSPVLAISGQRALALGLQVAESSTVLLRPGTALAPDLARTLADPTHQPARPRAAALPPAEELPPGSTPEGAALLLVKLARMLPAAIVAEVPRAGDAALFARKHDLLPVRQEDILAYRDQTARTLYRVAEATVPLEDAERTRILAFRPSDGGPEHLAIVIGEPKPGEPVLTRLHSECFTGDLLGSLRCDCGPQLRGAIKEIAEAGAGVLLYLAQEGRGIGLVNKLRAYRLQDGGLDTVDANTALGFDADERVYFPAASMLKSLGFKAVRLLTNNPDKMAQLAKCGVQVVDRVPHIFPSNGHNEAYLRTKAEKSGHMF, encoded by the coding sequence ATGACCGCACCGATCGGCAGTACGAACATGGCCCTGGACATCCTTCCCGCGGACCTGAACCGCCCCCTGGACCGCGCCGCCCAGCGTGCCGTGGACCGCGCCCTTTCGGAGCTGCGCCGGGCGGAAACGGTGGTGCTGGGAACCGCCGACGGCTGCACGCTTCTGGTCCAGGCGGCGGAATCGGCCACGGCCCCCGGCCTGTCCGCCCTGCAGGTGTTGGGCGGACAGTCGCCGGTGCTGGCGATCAGCGGACAGCGCGCCCTGGCGCTGGGGCTGCAGGTGGCGGAGAGCAGCACCGTGCTGCTGCGCCCCGGCACAGCCCTGGCCCCCGATCTGGCCCGCACCCTGGCTGACCCTACCCATCAGCCCGCCCGCCCCCGCGCCGCCGCATTGCCGCCGGCGGAGGAGCTGCCGCCCGGTTCGACCCCCGAAGGGGCGGCGCTGCTGCTGGTGAAGCTGGCCCGCATGCTGCCGGCCGCCATCGTGGCGGAGGTGCCGAGGGCAGGGGACGCGGCCCTGTTCGCCCGCAAGCACGACCTGCTGCCGGTGCGGCAGGAGGACATCCTGGCCTACCGCGACCAGACCGCCCGCACGCTCTACCGCGTGGCGGAGGCCACGGTGCCGCTGGAGGATGCGGAGCGCACCCGCATCCTGGCCTTCCGCCCGTCCGACGGCGGGCCGGAGCATCTGGCCATTGTGATCGGCGAACCGAAGCCGGGCGAGCCGGTGCTGACCCGGCTGCACAGCGAATGCTTCACCGGCGATCTGCTGGGCTCCCTGCGCTGCGACTGCGGCCCGCAGCTCCGCGGCGCGATCAAGGAGATCGCGGAGGCCGGGGCAGGGGTGCTGCTCTATCTGGCGCAGGAGGGGCGGGGCATCGGGCTGGTCAACAAGCTGCGCGCCTACCGGCTCCAGGATGGCGGGCTGGACACGGTGGACGCCAACACCGCCCTGGGCTTCGACGCCGACGAGCGTGTCTATTTCCCGGCCGCCAGCATGCTGAAGTCGCTGGGCTTCAAGGCGGTGCGGCTGCTGACCAACAACCCGGACAAGATGGCCCAGCTCGCCAAATGCGGCGTGCAGGTGGTGGACCGCGTCCCCCACATCTTCCCCAGCAACGGCCACAACGAGGCCTATCTCCGCACCAAGGCGGAGAAGTCCGGGCACATGTTCTGA
- a CDS encoding 6-pyruvoyl trahydropterin synthase family protein, producing the protein MYALTVRDHIMIAHSFVGEIFGPAQKLHGATFVVDAEFRRPGLSPDGLVVDIGEASALLKEVLTPLNYQNLDELSDFRGRNTTTEFLAGEIHRRIKARIAEGALGEHGRGLAGLKITLHESHAAWASFEGPVA; encoded by the coding sequence ATGTACGCCTTGACCGTCCGGGACCACATCATGATCGCCCACAGCTTCGTGGGGGAGATCTTCGGGCCGGCGCAGAAGCTGCACGGGGCCACCTTCGTGGTGGATGCGGAGTTCCGGCGGCCCGGCCTGTCGCCGGACGGGCTGGTGGTGGATATCGGGGAGGCGTCGGCCCTGCTGAAGGAGGTGCTGACCCCGCTGAACTACCAGAACCTGGACGAGCTGTCGGATTTCCGCGGGCGCAACACCACGACCGAGTTCCTGGCCGGCGAAATCCACCGCCGGATCAAGGCGCGGATCGCCGAGGGCGCCTTGGGCGAGCATGGGCGCGGTCTCGCCGGGCTGAAGATCACCCTGCATGAAAGCCACGCCGCCTGGGCCAGCTTCGAAGGACCCGTCGCATGA
- a CDS encoding CDP-alcohol phosphatidyltransferase family protein, giving the protein MSIGLHPSSAGADHTLARQVAAHLAVAAAIAAGAGAALGEALGMPVPYAAGSLAVFLLVAANAARGLPLHAPHRRWGDANRVTLARGVLISLVGGALAVIPHLGAAGLWAVSAIAVMALALDGADGWVARRQRMSSEYGARFDMGLDTLLTLILALLLWRLGEAGPWVLLAGLLRHLFVLAGMAVPRLQGRLPFSQRRRVVCVVQIAALAAGLTPLVGPPWTGLAAGAALGLLLFSFLVDTVWLLRQDGRPDVTHSEGRI; this is encoded by the coding sequence ATGAGCATTGGACTCCATCCCTCGTCCGCAGGCGCGGACCACACGCTGGCGCGGCAAGTGGCGGCCCATCTGGCCGTTGCCGCCGCCATCGCCGCCGGGGCGGGGGCGGCGTTGGGAGAGGCGCTGGGGATGCCGGTGCCCTATGCCGCCGGTTCGCTCGCCGTGTTCCTGCTGGTCGCGGCCAACGCCGCGCGGGGCCTGCCCCTGCATGCGCCGCACCGGCGCTGGGGCGACGCCAACCGGGTCACCCTGGCGCGCGGCGTGCTGATCAGCTTGGTGGGCGGCGCGCTGGCCGTGATCCCGCATCTCGGCGCTGCCGGCCTGTGGGCGGTCTCCGCCATCGCCGTCATGGCCCTGGCCCTGGACGGGGCCGATGGCTGGGTGGCACGGCGGCAGCGCATGTCCAGCGAGTACGGCGCCCGCTTCGACATGGGGCTGGACACGCTGCTGACCCTGATCCTGGCCCTGCTGCTCTGGCGGCTGGGGGAGGCGGGGCCATGGGTTCTACTGGCGGGGCTGCTGCGCCATCTGTTCGTGCTGGCCGGCATGGCGGTGCCCCGGTTGCAGGGGCGGCTTCCCTTCAGCCAGCGGCGGCGGGTGGTCTGCGTGGTGCAGATCGCGGCCCTTGCCGCCGGGCTTACCCCGCTTGTCGGGCCGCCCTGGACCGGCCTTGCGGCTGGTGCCGCTCTTGGACTTTTGCTTTTCTCCTTCCTGGTGGATACGGTCTGGCTTCTGCGACAGGACGGCCGCCCGGACGTTACACATTCGGAAGGCCGGATATGA
- a CDS encoding zinc-dependent alcohol dehydrogenase encodes MSGTARAFWVVEPGRGEIRAEELRPPAPGEAMVRALASGISRGTESLVFRGGVPDALRDTMRCPFQSGDFPGPVKYGYNLVGVVEQGPAELLGRRVFLLHPHQDRMLVPVEACRPVPDGVPTARAVLAANMETALNLLWDGGVLPGQRIAVVGAGVVGLLAAFLAARIPGTSVQLIDIDPVRAAVAAALGVPFTGPEHASGNRDLVIHASASDAGLATALGLAGWRPRWWRRPGMATGRSRPRSGRASIPGGCA; translated from the coding sequence ATGAGCGGCACGGCACGCGCCTTTTGGGTGGTTGAACCCGGCCGGGGCGAGATTCGGGCGGAGGAGCTGCGCCCGCCCGCCCCTGGCGAGGCCATGGTGCGCGCACTCGCCAGCGGGATCAGCCGGGGCACGGAGAGCCTGGTGTTCCGGGGCGGCGTGCCGGACGCGCTGCGCGACACGATGCGCTGCCCCTTCCAGTCCGGCGATTTCCCCGGCCCGGTGAAGTACGGCTACAATCTGGTGGGCGTGGTGGAGCAGGGGCCGGCGGAGCTGCTGGGGCGGCGCGTCTTCCTGCTGCATCCGCACCAGGACCGGATGCTGGTGCCGGTCGAGGCCTGCCGGCCGGTGCCGGACGGGGTGCCCACGGCCCGCGCCGTGCTGGCCGCCAACATGGAAACGGCGCTGAACCTGCTCTGGGACGGCGGCGTGCTGCCCGGCCAGCGGATCGCGGTGGTCGGGGCCGGCGTGGTGGGGCTGCTGGCCGCCTTCCTCGCCGCCCGGATTCCCGGCACCTCCGTGCAGCTCATCGACATCGATCCCGTCCGGGCCGCGGTGGCGGCGGCGCTGGGCGTTCCCTTCACCGGGCCGGAGCATGCTTCGGGGAACCGCGATCTGGTGATCCATGCCAGCGCCAGCGATGCCGGGCTCGCCACCGCGCTCGGGCTGGCGGGGTGGAGGCCACGCTGGTGGAGGCGTCCTGGTATGGCGACCGGCCGGTCGCGGCCCCGCTCGGGGCGGGCTTCCATCCCAGGCGGCTGCGCCTGA
- a CDS encoding glycosyltransferase family 4 protein: protein MNRSIGRPVHILCPGSIDQATGGYAFLRRIVEGLRSRGEQVTVHELPGPHPFADEEARLEADAVTARIPDGSVVLVDGLAIPAAAHALWVDRHRLRVTALAHHPLHLETGLDAERAGVLRQLESAVLANARRVIVPSRATARDVAEMGVAEDRIAVVNPGTDRAEPAGAFDPADPKLLSLATITPRKGHLTLVHALDACRDLPWHAVLAGSGTRDPAHAAAVRAAIADAGLQDRISLPGEVREPELSALWRGAALFLLPSHHEGYGMAAAEALVRGVPVVAGHAGALPEVVPAGAGALVPPGDVDALAAALRRLLSSPDRLRAAAEAAREAGDALPGWADSIDRLRSELARAVPLDRRIERIA, encoded by the coding sequence ATGAACCGCAGCATCGGCCGCCCCGTCCATATCCTCTGCCCCGGCTCCATCGACCAGGCCACCGGCGGCTACGCCTTCCTGCGCCGGATCGTGGAAGGGCTGCGCAGCCGGGGGGAGCAGGTCACCGTGCACGAGCTGCCCGGCCCGCATCCCTTCGCGGACGAGGAGGCGAGGCTGGAGGCAGATGCCGTCACCGCGCGCATTCCGGACGGGTCGGTGGTGCTGGTGGACGGGCTGGCGATCCCGGCGGCGGCCCACGCCCTGTGGGTGGACCGGCACCGGCTGCGCGTCACCGCCCTGGCGCACCATCCGCTGCATCTGGAAACCGGCCTGGATGCCGAGCGGGCAGGGGTGCTGCGCCAACTCGAATCCGCGGTGCTGGCCAATGCCCGCCGGGTGATCGTGCCCAGCCGGGCCACGGCCCGCGACGTGGCGGAGATGGGTGTGGCCGAGGACCGCATCGCCGTGGTCAATCCCGGCACCGACCGGGCGGAACCGGCGGGCGCGTTCGATCCCGCCGATCCGAAGCTTCTGTCCCTGGCCACCATCACCCCGCGCAAGGGGCACCTCACCCTGGTCCATGCCCTGGACGCCTGCCGCGACCTGCCCTGGCATGCGGTTCTGGCCGGCAGCGGCACGCGGGATCCCGCCCACGCCGCCGCCGTCCGGGCCGCCATCGCCGATGCCGGTCTCCAGGACCGCATCTCGCTGCCGGGGGAGGTGCGGGAGCCGGAGCTGTCCGCCCTGTGGCGGGGTGCTGCCCTGTTCCTGCTGCCCAGCCACCATGAAGGCTACGGCATGGCGGCGGCGGAGGCGTTGGTGCGCGGCGTGCCGGTGGTGGCCGGCCATGCCGGCGCACTGCCGGAGGTGGTTCCCGCCGGGGCCGGCGCCCTGGTCCCGCCCGGCGATGTGGATGCCCTGGCGGCGGCCCTGCGCCGCCTGCTCTCCAGCCCGGACCGGCTGCGCGCGGCGGCCGAGGCGGCGCGGGAGGCCGGCGATGCGCTGCCGGGCTGGGCGGACAGCATCGACCGGCTGCGCTCCGAACTGGCCCGCGCCGTGCCGCTGGACCGGCGGATCGAGCGCATCGCATGA
- a CDS encoding MBL fold metallo-hydrolase, which yields MAEQSEFTVTFWGVRGSIASPGPATARYGGNTPCLEVRCADHLIILDAGTGIRALGEVLEERVVKGEGALKGDLFLTHTHYDHISGLPFFAPIYDKRNCFRMWEGHLGPDRTLEQIIRQLMSEPLFPVPLNLIAGSCRFTKFQAGETLDIHPGIIVRTAPLNHPNGATGYRIEQGGRSFCYITDTEHVPGRRDERIVELVRNADIMVYDATYSDAEYESHRGWGHSTWQEALRLADAAGVGQVVLFHHDPSHNDTIMDRVADEACRVRTGTLVAAEGMVLTL from the coding sequence GTGGCGGAGCAGTCGGAGTTCACGGTGACCTTCTGGGGCGTTCGGGGCAGCATCGCCAGCCCCGGACCGGCCACGGCCCGTTATGGCGGAAACACCCCCTGCCTGGAGGTGCGTTGCGCCGATCACCTGATCATCCTGGATGCCGGCACCGGCATCCGCGCCCTGGGAGAAGTGCTGGAGGAGCGGGTGGTGAAGGGGGAGGGCGCGCTGAAGGGCGATCTGTTCCTGACCCACACCCATTACGACCATATCAGCGGCCTGCCCTTCTTCGCTCCGATCTACGACAAGCGGAACTGCTTCCGCATGTGGGAGGGGCATCTTGGCCCCGACCGGACGCTGGAGCAGATCATCCGGCAGCTCATGTCGGAGCCGCTGTTCCCCGTGCCCCTGAACCTCATCGCCGGCAGTTGCCGCTTCACCAAATTCCAGGCCGGCGAAACGCTGGACATCCATCCCGGCATCATCGTGCGGACTGCGCCGCTAAACCATCCCAACGGGGCAACCGGCTACCGGATCGAGCAGGGGGGCCGGTCTTTCTGCTACATCACCGATACCGAGCATGTGCCGGGCCGCCGCGACGAGCGGATCGTGGAGCTGGTCCGGAATGCGGACATCATGGTCTACGACGCGACATACTCCGACGCGGAATATGAGAGCCACCGCGGCTGGGGCCATTCCACCTGGCAGGAGGCGCTGCGCCTCGCCGATGCGGCCGGGGTGGGCCAGGTGGTGCTGTTCCACCATGACCCGTCCCACAACGACACCATCATGGACCGCGTCGCCGACGAGGCCTGCCGGGTCCGCACCGGCACGCTGGTGGCGGCAGAGGGAATGGTGCTGACGCTCTGA